In Rhodamnia argentea isolate NSW1041297 chromosome 11, ASM2092103v1, whole genome shotgun sequence, one genomic interval encodes:
- the LOC115736298 gene encoding glutamate receptor 3.6, with the protein MQAGANMMWLAVLLVLQSGLWSFGGAATNASTRPESVNIGGVFSVNTLIGKVARVAILAAIEDVNTDPSVLGGTKLNLTIQDTNYSGFLGIVEALQFMESDTVAIIGPQTSVTAHVISHIASELQVSLLSFSATDPTLSALQFPYFIMTAQNDLFQMAAVAAMVDFYGWREVTAIYVDDDHGRNGIAALADKLSERRCKISYKAPMSLEATRDDMTDVLVKVALMESRIIVLHTYSTPGPHVLEVAKNLGMMGNGYVWITTNWLSTILDTSSPLPSDEMERYQGVLSLRPYTPDTGLKRKFVSRWSNLTSTFSTNGTFGLSTYGLYAYDTVWILARAINAFFDQGGVISFSNDSKLTGLSGGKLHLDAMSIFNRGKLLRDSILQVDTTGVTGPIRFTPDKNLIHPAYEIINVVGSGYRKIGYWSNYSGLTVVPPETLYSRPPNRSSSSQQLHPVIWPGETTQKPRGWVFPDNGMHLKIGVPKRVSFREFVSQAEGTADMFTGYCIDVFTAALNLLPYAVPYKFIPFGDGHSNPSDTELVRLITTGTFDAAVGDIAITTNRTRMADFTQPYIESGLVVVAPVRKLDSNAWAFFRPFTWKLWCVTALFFLIVGAVVWILEHRLNDDFRGPLRRQIVTMLWFSFSTWFFAHKENTVSMLGRFVLIMWLFVVLIINSSYTASLTSILTVQQLSSPIKGIETLLLSNDPIGYQQGSFARNYLIEELSIHESRLVPLIMPEDYAKALKDGPHKGGVAAVIDERAYLELFLSTQCEFSIVGQEFTKNGWGFAFPRDSPLAVDMSTAILKLSENGDLQRMHDKWLMRSACTSQGTKLTLDRLHLKSFWGLFVLCGSACFLALFIYFLMMVHQFSQHYSEEPESAASSSRSGRLRTFLSFIDEKEETVKSRSKRRQLERASNRSTDDDGSLNDSKRRHIEYSSNNNFTSGNLV; encoded by the exons ATGCAGGCGGGCGCCAACATGATGTGGCTCGCGGTGCTTCTGGTTTTGCAAAGTGGGCTGTGGTCGTTTGGTGGAGCCGCCACGAATGCTTCCACAAGGCCGGAGTCTGTGAACATTGGGGGCGTCTTCTCCGTCAACACCCTGATAGGCAAAGTGGCCAGAGTGGCTATTCTTGCTGCGATTGAGGATGTGAACACTGACCCGTCGGTGCTTGGTGGAACCAAGCTCAACCTTACGATACAGGACACCAACTACAGTGGCTTCCTGGGCATAGTTGAGG CTTTGCAGTTCATGGAGAGCGACACGGTCGCCATAATTGGACCCCAGACTTCGGTCACTGCTCATGTGATATCGCACATTGCGAGTGAATTGCAAGTCTCTCTGCTCTCGTTTTCGGCCACGGACCCGACCCTGTCCGCACTCCAGTTCCCTTATTTCATAATGACCGCGCAGAACGATCTGTTTCAGATGGCCGCAGTAGCGGCGATGGTGGACTTTTACGGGTGGAGGGAAGTGACAGCCATCTACGTTGATGATGACCACGGGCGGAACGGTATTGCCGCGTTAGCAGACAAGCTCTCGGAGCGCCGCTGCAAGATCTCTTACAAGGCACCGATGAGCCTGGAGGCGACTCGGGACGATATGACCGATGTGCTGGTGAAGGTGGCGTTGATGGAGTCGCGCATCATTGTTCTTCACACTTACTCCACTCCGGGACCTCACGTGCTTGAAGTGGCCAAGAATCTTGGAATGATGGGTAATGGATACGTTTGGATCACAACTAACTGGCTTTCAACAATCTTAGACACGAGCTCGCCGCTCCCTTCGGATGAGATGGAGAGGTATCAGGGAGTCCTCTCGCTGCGTCCATACACGCCGGACACCGGACTCAAGAGGAAATTTGTTTCTCGGTGGAGTAACTTGACGAGCACATTTTCGACTAATGGGACGTTTGGACTGAGTACCTACGGCTTATATGCGTATGACACAGTTTGGATACTTGCTCGAGCGATTAACGCGTTCTTTGATCAGGGTGGAGTAATTTCGTTTTCAAATGATTCGAAGTTGACCGGCCTAAGTGGGGGGAAACTGCACCTCGATGCTATGAGCATCTTCAACAGAGGGAAATTGCTGCGCGATTCCATTCTGCAGGTCGATACAACAGGCGTAACTGGCCCTATTCGATTCACTCCTGACAAAAACCTTATTCATCCAGCATATGAAATCATCAATGTGGTAGGCAGTGGATATAGGAAGATCGGCTATTGGTCTAATTACTCTGGCTTAACAGTGGTGCCTCCCGAGACGCTGTACTCGAGGCCACCAAATCGTTCCAGCTCGAGCCAGCAACTGCACCCGGTTATTTGGCCTGGAGAAACAACACAGAAGCCTCGTGGTTGGGTTTTCCCAGACAACGGTATGCACTTGAAGATTGGAGTCCCGAAGAGAGTTAGCTTCCGCGAATTTGTGTCGCAAGCAGAAGGCACGGCTGATATGTTCACTGGTTACTGCATCGATGTCTTCACAGCCGCTTTGAACTTGTTGCCTTATGCCGTGCCTTACAAGTTCATCCCGTTCGGGGACGGTCACAGCAACCCAAGTGACACGGAGCTTGTTCGGTTGATAACAACTGGG ACTTTTGATGCTGCAGTAGGAGATATTGCGATCACCACCAACAGGACTAGGATGGCGGACTTTACACAGCCATATATCGAGTCCGGGCTAGTCGTGGTGGCCCCGGTCAGGAAATTGGACTCTAATGCGTGGGCTTTCTTCAGGCCGTTTACGTGGAAGCTGTGGTGCGTGACGGCCTTATTCTTCCTCATTGTCGGAGCAGTAGTGTGGATTCTGGAGCACAGGTTGAACGATGACTTCCGTGGACCTCTTAGGAGACAAATTGTCACTATGCTGTG GTTTAGCTTTTCAACTTGGTTTTTTGCTCATA AAGAAAATACCGTGAGTATGCTCGGTCGCTTTGTGCTGATCATGTGGCTGTTTGTGGTTCTTATCATTAACTCGAGTTACACGGCAAGTCTGACCTCGATCCTCACAGTCCAACAGCTTTCTTCTCCTATCAAAGGGATTGAAACATTATTATTGAGTAATGATCCCATAGGATACCAGCAGGGATCTTTCGCCCGCAATTATTTGATAGAGGAACTCAGCATTCATGAATCCAGACTTGTTCCTCTCATCATGCCAGAAGATTATGCCAAGGCCTTGAAAGACGGTCCTCACAAAGGCGGAGTTGCTGCGGTGATCGACGAGCGTGCATATCTCGAGCTTTTTCTCTCAACTCAATGCGAATTCAGCATTGTGGGTCAAGAATTCACCAAAAATGGATGGGGATTT GCATTTCCACGGGACTCGCCCTTGGCTGTTGATATGTCGACGGCGATTCTGAAGCTCTCGGAAAATGGGGATCTCCAACGGATGCATGACAAATGGCTAATGAGAAGTGCATGCACATCACAGGGGACGAAGCTCACACTCGACCGTCTTCACCTCAAAAGCTTCTGGGGCCTCTTCGTTCTGTGCGGGTCAGCTTGCTTCTTGGCCCTCTTCATATATTTCCTAATGATGGTCCACCAGTTCAGCCAGCACTATTCTGAGGAACCCGAGAGCGCCGCCTCGAGCTCCCGATCGGGCCGTCTACggacttttctctctttcatcgACGAGAAGGAAGAGACGGTGAAAAGCCGGTCCAAGAGGAGGCAATTGGAGCGGGCCTCCAACAGGAGCACTGACGACGACGGATCGCTGAATGATTCCAAGAGAAGGCATATCGAATACTCTTCGAACAACAACTTTACTTCCGGTAATCTAGTTTAA